The following DNA comes from Capsicum annuum cultivar UCD-10X-F1 chromosome 7, UCD10Xv1.1, whole genome shotgun sequence.
ATACAGTCCATATGTTTGtcttcatacatgaaattaaattttttgaatcttccgagttccattaatggaaattgaatcttccattgagttttcaattagcgagttccattcaATTAGGAAGTTTCATTGAATttttcattaatggaactcgctaattgaatcttccgagtttcaatggaaaattaatggaagattccagTCAAcaatttgaaaaaactttcttcataaactcaatggaatttaaagtttgaaacttgaaattgaatttgaaaacttttggagTGATAAGAAtgaacttgaaatttgaaattgactcaatgaaatcacttgaaatctttaatatggttgtaatggtaaaaaaaatgttgaaaactgaTAAAGCGGAGAAGAAGCAGCGTGTATACTGCACCTCCTAGCGTAAAAACTGAGGATAACGTTTTAGGGGGGAttaattctactttaaaaaagTTCAGGGAGaaattaattccacttaaaaaaatataagggtaataggacccccacaaagttcaaTATACTCcactaaaaatttaattaaaatttaaatattttcataaatattatcCCTTTTCTTAATCATTTAAAACACCTCTTATTTAGGAACAAAATAAAAACACTAAAAAGTCATATACTTAGGAACGGTTGAATAAAATGGAGGAATAAATACATACGGATATCATCTACTTTTGTCATCATATTGTATGTATATCATCTATTTTGTCATCATATCTAATGAAGATACACTACATATGGGTACATATATCATCTATTTTGTCATCATATCTAATGAAGATATACGTAATATTTTCCTAATCATTTAGAATACTACatatttagaaataaattaaaagaactaAAAAATCATCTATTTAGGAACGGATGAATAAAACGGAGGAATAAATACGTACGTATATCATCTACTTTTGTCATCATATCATATGTATATCATCTATTTTGTCATCATATCTAATGAAGATATACTTCATCCCCTTCACCCACCCCAGGCCTTCTCGTCTCTCTCTAATCTCTATCACTCTGAGTATgccaaattttatatataaaaatactatgGTTTTTTCAATCAAAGAGAAGACTTCCACAAATATTGAGATCAGCAGATACACGTTTTCTCTTACCTGTGGTTCAGAATTATTATGTGATAAAAGACAAATAGGAGAGAGATGTATTTGTATACACTGCGGAATTTCAAGCTAGCAGCTTTTGTAGAAAGCTCTCTTACAAAAAGTACAAGTGTTCCAAAAGAAAACTACAGTAACAAATTGCTTatattttaccaaaaaataaagagaaatcagACAACAACATTGATTCTCTCAGATATGTCTACAATGGAAATTCCTGCATATGTTTTCACAGTGCCAATACTAGTCATGATAATTCTCTTGCTGGTGAGAAAGAATAAGACAAAGACACTGAATCATCCTCCTGGAAGTTACGGATGGCCTTTTCTTGGAGAAACACTAGACTTTCTCAAAGCGAGCAAAGAAGGAAAGCCAGAAAAATTCGTAAAAGAAAGGATAGAGAAATACAAGTCAAAAATCTTCAAGACTTCGTTAATGGGAGAGACCATGGTGGTATTGGGTGGAACCAGTGGGAATAAGTTCTTGTTTAGCAATGAAAACAAACAAGTAACTATTTGGTGGCCTGTAACTGTTAGGAAACTTCTAGGACCTGGTTTGGTTACTTCTGTCGGAGAAGAAGCCAAGATCATGAGGAAGATGCTTTCTTCTTTTATTAGCCCTGATGCTTTTTCCAGACTATACATCAAAGCCATGGAAGTTGTTGGCCACCACCATTTTGAGAATTATTGGCAAGGTAACACTTATTAGCGTGTTATGCATTATTAGTTGTTGGAGATTTATACGTTTTGTTTAGATGTCCTAATGCGGAGGTGTGAGAAGTTGGCTATGGATTGATTCAAGAGAGGTTgaggtagatcgaagaaatattagggagaggtgattagatagAAATATGATGCTGGTGCAACTTACcaaggacatgaccttagataagaAGGTGCAGCGAGCGCGAATTAGAGTAGAAAGTTAGGAGGTCAAAGAGCATTCATGCTAGTAGGTAGGACTTAGAAGTGTTAATATTTTTGTAGTATTATTCAGTTACTATATGTTGTTCTGTTACTTCTTATTGTCTTTTGTAGTGCTTTAcatcttttttgtattttgtctTGAGctaagggtctatcggaaacaacctctctaccccaTCTCTGAGGTATTGGTACGGATTACTTACACTATAACCTCTCAAACCCTACTATGCGGAAATACACTGGTATGTTGTTGGTTTGCAAATATAACCAGAGGAGAGTCCAATTTTACTCATCCAAGTTGATATACACACCAACAGTCATTGCAATAACTTATTGTATTTAACCTTTTTTCTGTGGTTTATATTTATGAAGGTAAAGAGAAGGTGAAGGTATTTCCTCTCGTCAaattatacactttcaaagtggCATGTCAACTATTCATGAGCCTTGAAGACAATAATGAAATCGAAAGGCTTTCTGCagagttcaacattttcttgAAAGGACTGATATCGATCCCTCTAAATTTACCTGGTACAGCATTTTACAAGGCAATGAGAGGTACAACTGCTATTAGAAAAGAACTACTACAATTTGTCAGGAAAAGAAAAGAAGCCTTGGAACACAAAACATCTTCACCTTCACAAGACATTTTGTCTCATTTGCTATCCTGTCCGGATGAAAATGGAAAGTTCATGTCTGAACTACTTATTGTTAATAACATATTGTTGCTACTCTTTGCCGGCCATGATACTTCATCTGTCACTCTTACTTTGCTCATTAAGAGACTGGCAGAGCACCCTCAGGTTTATCAAAACGTTTTGAAAGGTCAGTTTATGTTATTAAAATTGTGTATTGCTCATCTCTACCTAATGTTTGTCAATTGATCAACCCAAGTTAAATTATTGTgtcttttgatatatttttcttttattgtcaGAATTGTGTCTTTCGAGATTTATTTTGCTAGCCTTAGGCAAAGCACCTATCCTCTCTAATGAAGATCACAGCAAACTCTTAGCTGGGGATCCTTAATTTTGTAATAAgtcagaatatatatatatatatatatacatatatatatagattgaaTTATCTACTATCAGTATTTATAACacaaatattttcattaattatttcttgACAAGCAGAGCACATTGAGATAGCATCGGCGAAGAAAGATGGGGAGTTTCTGAGTTGGGATGATATACAGAAGATGAAGTGTTCGTGGAACGTAATATCTGAAGTAATGAGACTAACACCACCTATAATGGGGGCTTATCGAGAAGCAATTGTGTATATAAATTATGAAGGTTATCACATCCCTAAGGGGTGGAAGGTAAAGTATTACTTTCTCACTCAATttatttgcttgattttgatCCGACACAATGACCTATTAAATAATGAAGTGGTTGAGAACTGAagtctcatgttcaaatttcaatatAGACAAAATCACTAGGCAAATTTTCCATTGGTCCTAGTCTTAGTGAATAGAATTACCTAACATCTGTTGTTGATGGAGGTGACAAGTATTTTGTAGATTTAATTGAAATGAGTGAAAATTAATCCGAAcaccacaattatgaaaaaaaaaaaaatgtaagaaagTAAAAAGAAGATCGAATCTTATAATCTTaaactctctatatatatgtcactactaaaaaaaaaggctaaaaccTTCCActtataaaaaaccgaccacaaaagtGACCAAAATCTGTGGTCGGTAAAGCTGTGATAGTTTttccaaaaccgaccacaagtggtcgatttttttaaaaatatatatacgtttttaaaatttattattattttattaaagttagaaaaaattattttagagaaaaaaaaaactaccactGGTGgaagttttttattaaattaattaattaatttaataaacaaccgaccacaagtggaaggttttttattaaattaattaattaatttataaaaaaaccgaccacaagttggaaggttttttattaaattaattaattaatttattaataaaccgaccacaagtggaaggttccttattaaattaattaattaatttattaaaaatttgacCATTTGTGGAAGGtttcttattaaattaattaattaatttattaaaaattcgATCACTTGAGgaagattttttattaaattaatttattaaaaaacctaccacaagtggtaggttttttgcaaaaaaatatttgcaaaaccgaccacttgtggtcgttttttctgggtattttttaaaaaaataaaattctgaacCCAAATACAGcatatgcaacaacaacaatacaaaaaTGCTTTTAAAATTGTATAggacatacaaaatgtccaacaaaatatgaaaatacaacaacaatagtttcaaagtacaacacatacaaaaatcaaaaacctAAGTCACTATAATCTAATTCGTCATTGTCTTCTATATCatcatccgtgctgaaatcatcAGGGGGCTCAGACCctttgcagcccgaactgcatcaccagaaTACGGAGGAATATTCCCCGCAATCTGAATGAAACAGCTCATCTGCTACTGCAGCttcttgaattgtgatgttgttgccttctCCGTCTTTTTCTGCttctctctctgttcagcaagctcttgAGTGAGTTGAGAAATCATATTTTGTAGGCTTTTAATTCTTTcactatcaactgaagagctagagtaagAAGGGCCGAACGAACACCTAACGTTATCACCAAAAACGTTTTTGTGGTATCCAACCAAATAGCCTCTATTTGTAGGACCCACAATTTTTTCCCACAACTCCTCCTCTACGTGTTGGGGTATtaggtc
Coding sequences within:
- the LOC107876441 gene encoding beta-amyrin 28-monooxygenase isoform X1 codes for the protein MYLYTLRNFKLAAFVESSLTKSTSVPKENYSNKLLIFYQKIKRNQTTTLILSDMSTMEIPAYVFTVPILVMIILLLVRKNKTKTLNHPPGSYGWPFLGETLDFLKASKEGKPEKFVKERIEKYKSKIFKTSLMGETMVVLGGTSGNKFLFSNENKQVTIWWPVTVRKLLGPGLVTSVGEEAKIMRKMLSSFISPDAFSRLYIKAMEVVGHHHFENYWQGKEKVKVFPLVKLYTFKVACQLFMSLEDNNEIERLSAEFNIFLKGLISIPLNLPGTAFYKAMRGTTAIRKELLQFVRKRKEALEHKTSSPSQDILSHLLSCPDENGKFMSELLIVNNILLLLFAGHDTSSVTLTLLIKRLAEHPQVYQNVLKEHIEIASAKKDGEFLSWDDIQKMKCSWNVISEVMRLTPPIMGAYREAIVYINYEGYHIPKGWKFYWNTALTSLDPEIFPNATSLEPSRFEGAGPTPYTYIPFGGGPRMCIGKEFARLEMLVFLHILIRKFSWKLCVPNERIIYDPMPTPVEGLPVSLQPHSS
- the LOC107876441 gene encoding beta-amyrin 28-monooxygenase isoform X2 gives rise to the protein MYLYTLRNFKLAAFVESSLTKSTSVPKENYSNKLLIFYQKIKRNQTTTLILSDMSTMEIPAYVFTVPILVMIILLLVRKNKTKTLNHPPGSYGWPFLGETLDFLKASKEGKPEKFVKERIEKYKSKIFKTSLMGETMVVLGGTSGNKFLFSNENKQVTIWWPVTVRKLLGPGLVTSVGEEAKIMRKMLSSFISPDAFSRLYIKAMEVVGHHHFENYWQGKEKVKVFPLVKLYTFKVACQLFMSLEDNNEIERLSAEFNIFLKGLISIPLNLPGTAFYKAMRGTTAIRKELLQFVRKRKEALEHKTSSPSQDILSHLLSCPDENGKFMSELLIVNNILLLLFAGHDTSSVTLTLLIKRLAEHPQVYQNVLKEHIEIASAKKDGEFLSWDDIQKMKCSWNVISEVMRLTPPIMGAYREAIVYINYEGYHIPKGWKAIQYDIQCC